In Streptomyces sp. NBC_00878, a single window of DNA contains:
- a CDS encoding ATP-binding cassette domain-containing protein — translation MESAIELRELTKTYGSRRGLTSLSLGVRVGEIFGYLGPNGAGKTTTIRLLLDLIRPTAGRATILGLDARTDGVALRRRVGYLPGDFVVDGRQRARDCLHFLADLRGGVPPPASPVPNAGSPQSRP, via the coding sequence ATGGAGAGTGCGATCGAGCTCCGCGAGCTCACCAAGACCTACGGGTCCCGCCGTGGCCTGACAAGCCTGTCCCTCGGCGTCCGTGTCGGCGAGATCTTCGGCTACCTCGGCCCGAATGGAGCCGGGAAGACCACCACCATCCGCCTCTTGCTCGACCTGATCCGCCCGACGGCCGGCCGGGCCACCATCCTCGGCCTGGACGCCCGCACCGACGGGGTCGCTCTGCGCCGCCGCGTCGGCTATCTCCCCGGCGACTTCGTCGTCGACGGACGCCAGAGGGCCCGCGACTGTCTGCACTTCCTCGCCGACCTGCGCGGCGGCGTACCGCCGCCTGCATCGCCTGTACCGAACGCCGGGAGTCCCCAGAGCAGGCCGTGA
- a CDS encoding GbsR/MarR family transcriptional regulator — protein sequence MTESSNEDVLEWVERIAKYCADQDGVPLIAGRVLGWLMICDPPEQSTEEIAAAIGASRASLSTNLRLLSSVGFLHQLTKPGSRTVYYRVDDDAWEKVVQRQIASLASLGQIMRDGMTLAGPSATRGARIGAAHEVFLWMEQVFADAPPPPSAARSTKERRL from the coding sequence ATGACGGAGTCGAGCAACGAGGACGTGCTGGAGTGGGTCGAGCGGATCGCGAAGTACTGCGCGGACCAGGACGGTGTGCCGCTGATCGCCGGCCGGGTGTTGGGCTGGTTGATGATCTGCGACCCGCCTGAGCAGTCCACGGAGGAGATCGCCGCCGCGATCGGGGCGAGCCGGGCTTCGCTGTCGACCAACCTGCGGTTGCTGAGCTCGGTCGGTTTTCTGCACCAGCTCACCAAGCCGGGAAGCCGCACGGTGTACTACCGGGTCGACGACGACGCCTGGGAGAAGGTCGTACAACGGCAGATCGCCTCGCTCGCCTCGCTCGGCCAGATCATGCGCGACGGCATGACATTGGCCGGCCCTTCCGCCACCCGCGGCGCCAGGATCGGCGCCGCGCACGAGGTTTTCCTCTGGATGGAGCAGGTCTTCGCCGACGCGCCGCCACCGCCTTCCGCAGCCCGTTCCACGAAGGAGAGACGACTGTGA
- a CDS encoding GbsR/MarR family transcriptional regulator, which produces MDDARERLRDVAERLALTLAQGGMQKTTARVMTALLYTEQDTMTAADLCQELSISSGAVSTAIKQLIPVGLVERVPAPGSRRDHYRFREGAWATLMSQQNAVLSVMHDAAQEGIDAAGENTATAHRLHEMQDFYAYVTREMPALIDSWRKQFGQ; this is translated from the coding sequence ATGGACGACGCGAGGGAGCGGCTGCGTGATGTGGCCGAGAGGCTGGCTCTGACCCTGGCCCAGGGCGGGATGCAGAAGACCACGGCCCGGGTGATGACCGCACTGCTCTACACCGAGCAGGACACGATGACCGCAGCCGATCTGTGCCAGGAGCTGTCCATCAGTTCGGGTGCGGTCTCCACCGCGATCAAGCAGCTCATTCCCGTCGGACTGGTCGAGCGCGTCCCAGCTCCCGGCAGCCGCCGCGACCACTACCGCTTTCGTGAAGGCGCCTGGGCCACTCTCATGTCCCAGCAGAACGCCGTGCTCAGCGTGATGCACGACGCGGCCCAGGAAGGCATCGACGCTGCGGGCGAGAACACCGCCACGGCTCACCGCCTGCACGAGATGCAGGACTTCTACGCCTACGTGACGCGTGAGATGCCCGCGCTGATCGATAGTTGGCGCAAGCAGTTCGGCCAGTGA
- a CDS encoding SAM-dependent methyltransferase, with translation MTKRPPAAQTALGPMVIAACEQHLPESQRVLSDELAVRFLPPGLRLVVGACRWRAVRDLLTGATDKKALGLWASVLSRKRYADDKVSEALRAGIEQFVFLGAGLDTRAYRLVPPTGARAFEIDLSANIAYKRQRLEAVYGRVPDHVVLVPVDFQTDDLADVLPAHGLDPETPTMFVWEAVTQYLTEDGVRRTLAFLAKAALGSRLIFTYLRRDFLDGIDFYGAEQAHHDFVVKQPMWHFGLDPDDARSLLQEYGWAQREQVGTQEYLARYIRPTGRDLAVSEIERFVYGEKT, from the coding sequence GTGACCAAGCGCCCCCCCGCGGCACAGACCGCGTTAGGCCCGATGGTGATCGCGGCCTGCGAGCAGCACCTTCCCGAATCCCAGCGGGTGCTCAGCGACGAGCTGGCCGTCCGCTTCCTTCCGCCCGGCCTGCGGCTCGTCGTCGGGGCCTGCAGGTGGCGCGCTGTTCGCGATCTCCTGACCGGCGCGACGGACAAGAAGGCCCTGGGTCTTTGGGCGAGCGTCCTGTCCCGTAAACGGTATGCCGACGACAAGGTCTCCGAAGCGCTACGGGCAGGGATCGAGCAGTTCGTGTTCCTCGGCGCGGGCCTGGACACCCGAGCGTACCGACTGGTGCCGCCGACAGGCGCGCGGGCGTTCGAGATCGACCTGTCGGCCAACATCGCCTACAAGCGGCAACGGCTGGAGGCGGTCTACGGTCGGGTACCCGATCACGTGGTTCTGGTCCCGGTTGACTTCCAGACCGATGACCTCGCCGACGTGCTGCCCGCCCATGGCCTCGATCCGGAGACTCCGACGATGTTCGTCTGGGAGGCGGTGACGCAGTACCTGACGGAGGACGGCGTGCGCAGGACCCTCGCATTCCTCGCCAAGGCCGCCCTCGGCAGCCGATTGATCTTCACCTACCTCCGCAGGGACTTCCTCGACGGAATCGACTTCTACGGAGCCGAGCAGGCCCACCACGACTTCGTCGTGAAGCAACCGATGTGGCACTTCGGTCTCGACCCCGACGACGCTCGGAGCCTGCTTCAGGAGTACGGCTGGGCCCAACGGGAACAGGTCGGCACACAGGAATACCTCGCGCGCTATATCCGGCCGACCGGACGTGACCTGGCCGTCTCCGAGATCGAGCGGTTCGTCTACGGGGAGAAGACGTGA